From Roseburia hominis, the proteins below share one genomic window:
- a CDS encoding M14 family zinc carboxypeptidase, which produces MKAIYEKLIKDIPEYKVFYTVDEMEEHSRKLAEAHPECVSMFEIGRTRAGEPLNCLKIGNGSHTALMFGCPHPNEPIGTMMLEYFTEKLAESEELRNELDYTWYVVKAWDTDGYRLNEKWLKGPFTLYNYSRNFFRPAGYKQVDWTFPIDYKELHFHDTIPETKAMMELIDKIRPEFIYSLHNAGFGGVYWYLTRKTPEIYEEMHQAAKKQEVPLNLGEPEAPYCVAWAPAIYQSLGIRQDYDYMEQYGGLEDMSKAINCGTCSADYGKEVCDAFTLLTELPYFFDERINDLSESDVSRKDVVLEKLIWGEESNKFVRSTLDISRQYMDKENPFLLALNAFSEGSELEATKKMIEENEEYHKTATVAEKFDNQLISKFYKLLSYGMLIRANESELEAMKEKGEQNEEKEAAFKKAFDIAVKAHKELADELEEEIHYQVVPIRKLVSIQLECGLLMAEYLKK; this is translated from the coding sequence ATGAAAGCTATTTACGAAAAATTAATTAAAGATATCCCGGAGTATAAAGTGTTCTACACGGTAGATGAGATGGAGGAGCATTCCAGAAAGCTGGCAGAGGCGCATCCGGAGTGTGTGAGCATGTTTGAGATCGGCAGAACCCGGGCAGGAGAGCCTCTTAATTGTTTGAAGATTGGAAATGGTTCCCATACGGCATTGATGTTTGGATGCCCTCACCCAAATGAACCGATCGGAACCATGATGCTGGAATATTTTACAGAAAAATTAGCTGAAAGCGAGGAACTTCGCAATGAGCTTGACTATACATGGTATGTGGTAAAGGCATGGGATACTGACGGATACCGCCTGAATGAGAAATGGCTGAAGGGACCGTTCACACTTTATAATTACTCCAGAAACTTCTTCCGCCCGGCAGGATATAAGCAGGTGGACTGGACCTTCCCGATCGATTATAAGGAACTTCATTTCCATGACACCATCCCGGAGACGAAGGCGATGATGGAACTGATTGATAAGATTCGCCCGGAGTTTATTTACTCACTTCACAATGCAGGGTTCGGCGGTGTATACTGGTATTTGACAAGAAAGACGCCGGAAATTTACGAAGAGATGCATCAGGCTGCCAAGAAACAGGAAGTACCGCTGAATTTGGGCGAACCGGAAGCTCCGTACTGTGTGGCATGGGCACCTGCGATCTATCAGAGCCTTGGTATCCGTCAGGATTATGATTATATGGAGCAGTATGGCGGGCTGGAGGATATGTCCAAAGCTATTAACTGTGGAACCTGCAGTGCAGACTACGGAAAAGAAGTATGTGATGCGTTTACTTTGCTGACTGAGCTTCCTTATTTCTTTGACGAGCGGATCAATGATCTGTCTGAGTCGGATGTATCCAGAAAGGATGTGGTCCTGGAGAAATTAATCTGGGGCGAGGAATCCAACAAGTTTGTCAGAAGTACTTTGGATATTTCCAGACAGTATATGGATAAAGAGAATCCTTTCCTTTTGGCTCTTAATGCATTTTCAGAAGGAAGCGAGCTGGAAGCTACGAAGAAAATGATCGAGGAAAATGAAGAGTACCACAAAACTGCGACCGTAGCAGAAAAGTTTGATAACCAGCTTATCTCCAAATTCTATAAGCTCTTAAGTTATGGTATGCTGATTCGTGCAAATGAGTCTGAACTGGAAGCTATGAAGGAAAAAGGCGAGCAGAATGAAGAGAAAGAGGCGGCATTTAAGAAGGCCTTTGATATTGCAGTGAAGGCCCATAAAGAGCTGGCAGATGAATTAGAGGAAGAGATTCACTATCAGGTAGTGCCGATCCGCAAGCTGGTATCCATTCAGCTGGAGTGCGGTCTGCTGATGGCAGAATATCTGAAAAAATAG
- a CDS encoding MurR/RpiR family transcriptional regulator has product MGDIITTIKEKYPNLTRKQKQLADYILENTGRMAFLTLRELSKETNITPVTVLNTCIALGYSSFNEMKYEIRKYLSMREREDLYREKECISTYIPPYEMEDQKQLLQSICEEESAQMNAMVKNLDMERLFEIAEAILAHKRVVICGRGVSRMLGDFLTVRLINSGVPAVVLDTELNDEIGRMLLLLDKDTLVTAISLPDYYFMTDRVVEFAKKEGCHILGIMGEENELLVSNCDYTLMAPCNTRLFLNTPSSVLALLNMLASAVEIMASYRNKGNSVMDKFSELFE; this is encoded by the coding sequence ATGGGCGACATTATAACTACAATAAAAGAAAAATATCCAAATCTTACACGAAAGCAGAAACAACTGGCTGATTATATATTGGAGAATACCGGGCGTATGGCATTTCTTACTCTGCGGGAACTTAGTAAAGAGACGAATATTACCCCTGTGACGGTCCTGAATACCTGCATAGCATTGGGATATTCCAGTTTTAATGAGATGAAGTATGAGATCAGAAAATACTTAAGTATGCGGGAGCGGGAAGACCTTTATAGGGAGAAGGAGTGCATATCTACCTATATTCCGCCCTATGAGATGGAAGACCAAAAGCAGTTGCTTCAGAGCATTTGCGAGGAAGAAAGTGCGCAGATGAACGCCATGGTTAAGAATCTGGATATGGAAAGGCTTTTCGAAATAGCGGAAGCGATTCTTGCGCATAAACGTGTAGTGATATGCGGCCGGGGAGTATCCAGGATGTTGGGAGACTTTCTGACTGTACGTCTAATTAATTCCGGCGTGCCTGCGGTGGTGCTGGATACGGAATTAAATGATGAGATAGGCCGGATGTTGCTCTTGTTGGACAAAGATACTCTGGTGACCGCAATCTCTCTGCCGGATTATTATTTTATGACGGATCGGGTTGTGGAATTTGCTAAAAAAGAGGGATGCCATATACTTGGAATCATGGGCGAAGAAAATGAGTTGCTGGTGTCGAACTGCGACTATACTTTAATGGCGCCTTGCAATACCAGACTGTTTTTGAATACGCCATCCAGCGTGCTGGCTCTTTTGAATATGCTGGCCTCGGCAGTGGAGATTATGGCAAGTTATCGGAATAAGGGTAACTCGGTGATGGATAAATTTAGCGAGTTGTTCGAATAG
- a CDS encoding AEC family transporter yields MENLIFSLNATVPVFLMMLLGLLFRKIGWIDEVFASKMNKFVFMVPLPLLVFEDLATVDFAKAWDAKFVLFCFCVTVLSIAIAAAVSCLWRDRSVRGEFIQASYRSSAALLGIAFIQNIYGNAGMAPLMIIGSVPLYNVMAVVLLSFFQPEAKGIDAVVLKKTLKGIATNPIIIGIAAGLLWSALGIPMPHIMEKTVSSLGAVASPMGLMAMGATFDISKAFAKVKPAVTAAFIKLVGFGIIFLPVAVRLGFRREELVAILVMLGSATTVSCFVMAKNMGHEGVLTSSVVMLTTMFSAFTLTGWLYILRSMGLV; encoded by the coding sequence ATGGAAAATCTGATATTTAGTTTAAATGCGACAGTCCCGGTATTTCTTATGATGCTGCTGGGGCTGTTGTTTCGTAAAATAGGGTGGATCGATGAGGTGTTTGCCTCTAAGATGAATAAGTTTGTGTTCATGGTGCCGCTCCCGCTGCTGGTGTTTGAAGATCTGGCGACGGTGGATTTTGCGAAGGCGTGGGATGCGAAGTTTGTGCTGTTCTGTTTTTGCGTGACGGTGCTGAGTATTGCGATCGCGGCGGCGGTGTCCTGTTTATGGAGGGACAGATCGGTACGGGGAGAATTTATTCAGGCGTCCTATCGGAGCAGCGCGGCGCTTTTGGGAATTGCATTTATTCAAAATATTTATGGAAATGCAGGAATGGCGCCGCTTATGATCATTGGAAGTGTGCCGCTTTATAACGTGATGGCGGTCGTCTTGTTGTCATTTTTTCAGCCGGAAGCGAAAGGGATTGATGCGGTGGTGTTGAAAAAGACGCTGAAAGGGATTGCTACGAATCCGATCATTATTGGAATTGCAGCAGGACTTTTATGGTCGGCGCTTGGGATTCCGATGCCGCATATTATGGAAAAGACGGTATCAAGCCTGGGAGCGGTGGCTTCCCCGATGGGGCTTATGGCAATGGGCGCTACATTTGACATCAGTAAGGCATTTGCAAAAGTGAAGCCGGCGGTGACGGCCGCGTTCATTAAATTGGTAGGATTCGGGATTATTTTCCTGCCTGTTGCGGTGCGTCTGGGATTCAGGCGCGAAGAGCTGGTGGCGATTTTGGTCATGCTGGGATCGGCGACGACGGTAAGCTGTTTTGTCATGGCAAAGAATATGGGGCATGAAGGAGTGCTGACATCGAGCGTTGTCATGCTCACCACGATGTTCAGTGCATTTACATTGACGGGGTGGCTTTATATCTTGCGGAGTATGGGGCTGGTGTAG
- a CDS encoding GNAT family N-acetyltransferase, with protein MVEIKQMTQVHTEEVLEMMRIFYASPAVFTNGTEEIFRNDVENCVNDNPYLEGYVFCENDAILGYGMVAKSFSTEFGRQCIWIEDLYFKPEYRGKGIGTRFFAYMEEKYPEAILRLEVEEENERAVHVYRKNGFDVLPYMEMKKVL; from the coding sequence ATGGTAGAGATTAAACAGATGACACAGGTACACACAGAAGAGGTTCTGGAAATGATGCGGATTTTTTACGCATCGCCGGCCGTATTTACCAATGGTACGGAGGAAATTTTCCGAAATGATGTGGAGAATTGTGTGAATGACAATCCATATTTGGAGGGGTATGTTTTTTGTGAAAATGATGCGATTCTCGGTTATGGTATGGTGGCAAAAAGTTTTTCTACGGAGTTTGGCAGGCAGTGCATCTGGATCGAGGATCTGTATTTTAAACCGGAATATCGGGGGAAGGGAATCGGCACGCGGTTCTTTGCATATATGGAAGAAAAATATCCGGAGGCAATTCTGCGTCTGGAGGTAGAAGAGGAAAATGAGCGGGCGGTCCATGTGTACAGGAAGAATGGGTTTGATGTGCTTCCTTATATGGAAATGAAAAAAGTGCTTTAG
- the asnB gene encoding asparagine synthase (glutamine-hydrolyzing), translating to MCGFAGYYGKGDFNREEIIDKMGELIAHRGPDSKGSFVDDYVVLGFRRLSIIDLAGGDQPIHSADGKHVIIFNGEIYNFKEIRQDLIDNHGCTFQTNSDTEVILQTYKTYGEKTASMLRGMFAFVIYDKEKHTLYGARDYFGIKPFYYAQMNGSLLFGSEIKSFLAHPHFHKEVNKDALKMYLIFQYTPLLETMFKGVFKLDPGTYFTYDGTEFKTAKYFDPTYDKENRSFDETVKLIGETIQESVDYHQISDVEVGSFLSGGVDSSYIASTVKPMKTYSVGFEVGGFDETTYSKDLCDILHMSNAKKEISSDEFFDALPYVQYHSDEPHANLSAVPLYYLAQLAAKDVKVVLSGEGADEMFGGYDTYKPSRSGDFYRAIVPAGLRKKLGDWAASKPGHRGLNFLKRNATSVEESYIGQAFIMDNEEANEVLAPNYKSDLRYQDVTKPYFDRVKDLDDLHKKLFLDMHLWLPHDILLKADKMTMAHSLELRVPYLDKEVWKLARSIDSKYCVEGEETKKAFRTSALSHIPMDWAKRKKLGFLVPFRVWLREDKYYNRVKEMFQKDFVSEFFDRDILMKWLEDHKNKVGNFHRKIYTVYSFLLWYEQYFVLR from the coding sequence ATGTGTGGATTTGCAGGCTACTACGGTAAAGGCGACTTCAATAGAGAAGAAATCATCGACAAGATGGGCGAACTCATCGCTCACCGCGGCCCGGACAGCAAAGGCAGCTTTGTAGATGATTATGTGGTTCTGGGCTTCAGACGCCTCAGCATCATCGACCTGGCAGGCGGCGACCAGCCCATTCACAGCGCCGATGGAAAGCATGTTATTATATTCAACGGAGAAATTTACAATTTCAAAGAGATCAGACAGGACCTGATCGATAATCACGGATGTACATTCCAGACGAATTCCGACACGGAGGTCATTCTCCAGACCTACAAGACCTACGGAGAAAAGACGGCATCCATGCTGCGCGGAATGTTCGCATTCGTCATTTATGACAAAGAAAAACACACCCTCTACGGGGCAAGGGATTACTTCGGAATCAAACCGTTCTACTATGCACAGATGAATGGAAGTCTTCTCTTCGGCTCCGAGATCAAATCCTTCCTTGCACATCCTCATTTTCATAAGGAAGTCAACAAGGACGCACTGAAGATGTACCTGATCTTCCAGTATACCCCGCTTTTGGAGACCATGTTCAAGGGCGTATTCAAGCTGGATCCGGGAACGTACTTCACCTACGACGGAACCGAATTTAAAACTGCCAAATATTTTGATCCTACCTACGACAAGGAAAACCGCAGCTTCGATGAGACGGTGAAATTAATCGGCGAGACCATTCAGGAGTCCGTGGACTACCACCAGATCAGCGACGTGGAGGTTGGTTCCTTCCTGTCCGGCGGCGTAGATTCCAGCTATATTGCTTCGACGGTAAAACCGATGAAGACCTACTCTGTAGGCTTCGAGGTCGGCGGCTTCGACGAGACCACCTATTCCAAGGACCTCTGCGATATCCTGCACATGTCCAATGCAAAGAAGGAGATCTCTTCCGACGAATTCTTCGATGCACTGCCCTATGTACAGTACCACTCCGACGAGCCTCACGCCAATCTGTCCGCTGTGCCGCTGTACTATCTGGCTCAGCTCGCAGCTAAGGATGTCAAGGTCGTACTTAGCGGTGAGGGCGCTGATGAGATGTTCGGCGGCTACGACACCTACAAGCCCAGCCGGTCCGGTGATTTCTACCGCGCCATTGTTCCGGCAGGACTTCGCAAAAAGCTCGGCGACTGGGCGGCCAGCAAGCCGGGACACAGAGGTCTGAATTTCCTCAAGCGAAACGCGACCTCCGTGGAGGAATCCTACATCGGCCAGGCGTTTATCATGGATAACGAGGAGGCAAATGAAGTCCTCGCTCCAAATTATAAGAGTGATCTCAGATATCAGGACGTGACAAAACCATATTTCGACCGGGTAAAAGACCTGGATGACCTGCACAAGAAACTATTTTTGGACATGCATCTCTGGCTGCCTCACGACATTCTGCTAAAGGCAGATAAGATGACGATGGCTCACTCCCTGGAGCTTCGCGTACCTTACCTGGACAAGGAAGTATGGAAGCTGGCACGCAGTATCGACAGCAAATATTGCGTGGAAGGAGAAGAGACCAAGAAAGCATTCCGTACCTCTGCCCTCTCCCATATTCCGATGGACTGGGCAAAGAGAAAGAAACTCGGGTTTTTGGTTCCGTTCCGTGTATGGCTCCGCGAGGATAAATATTACAACAGAGTCAAAGAGATGTTCCAGAAGGACTTCGTCTCCGAATTCTTCGACCGGGATATTCTCATGAAATGGCTGGAAGACCACAAGAATAAGGTTGGCAATTTCCACCGGAAGATTTACACCGTGTATTCCTTCCTTCTGTGGTATGAGCAATATTTTGTACTGAGATAG
- a CDS encoding putative holin-like toxin, whose amino-acid sequence MGTYEVLSLLFLGGTFLVALLTYVDRHTL is encoded by the coding sequence ATGGGTACATATGAGGTCCTGAGTTTATTATTTCTGGGCGGTACGTTCCTGGTCGCATTGCTGACCTATGTCGATAGACATACCTTGTGA
- a CDS encoding iron-containing alcohol dehydrogenase, translating to MQDFTFYSPTYFYFGKDGEEHIGELVRRFGGSKVMIHYGGGSVKRNGVLDRVTASLKAAQLPYVELGGVHPNPLSGLVYEGIELCRKENVDFILAVGGGSTIDSAKAIAAGVVYDGDFWDYYSTDKTVDVALPIGTVLTIAAAGSEGSGDSVITHENGMLKWAAAGEALRPKFSILNPANTCTLPAYQTACGITDIMAHVCERYFTNTKDVEITDRLCEGILKAMIEEAPKVMANPNDYEARANIMWSGMVAHNNICGVGRTQDWGSHTLEHELSSLYDVAHGAGLAVMMPAWMEYVMENHSVDRAVQFAVRVWGCDMNFADPMRTAREGIERFRAFLDSIGMPGNFEELGAKEEDIPKLAEHLGLGENGTIGGYMKLGTKDAEAIYRIAAQYKRN from the coding sequence ATGCAGGATTTTACATTTTATTCACCCACATATTTTTATTTTGGAAAAGACGGGGAGGAGCACATCGGTGAGCTTGTGAGGCGGTTCGGCGGAAGCAAGGTGATGATCCATTATGGCGGAGGCTCCGTGAAACGAAACGGGGTGCTGGACAGGGTAACCGCGTCCCTTAAGGCGGCGCAGCTTCCGTATGTAGAGCTGGGCGGGGTGCATCCGAATCCGCTCAGTGGGCTGGTATATGAGGGAATTGAGCTTTGCAGGAAGGAAAATGTGGACTTTATTCTTGCGGTAGGCGGGGGAAGTACCATTGATTCGGCAAAGGCGATCGCAGCGGGCGTCGTGTATGACGGAGACTTTTGGGATTATTATTCGACGGATAAAACGGTGGATGTGGCGCTTCCAATCGGAACGGTGCTTACAATCGCGGCAGCTGGAAGTGAGGGAAGCGGGGATTCTGTGATCACACACGAAAATGGCATGCTGAAATGGGCAGCTGCAGGAGAGGCCCTGCGCCCGAAATTCTCCATTTTAAATCCGGCAAATACCTGCACACTCCCGGCGTATCAGACGGCTTGCGGGATTACGGACATCATGGCGCATGTGTGTGAACGGTATTTTACCAATACGAAGGATGTGGAGATCACCGACCGTCTTTGTGAAGGGATTTTGAAGGCGATGATCGAAGAGGCGCCGAAGGTAATGGCAAATCCGAATGATTATGAGGCGCGGGCAAATATCATGTGGTCCGGAATGGTGGCGCATAATAATATCTGCGGTGTGGGACGCACGCAGGATTGGGGAAGCCATACGCTGGAACACGAGCTGTCGTCCCTGTACGACGTGGCGCACGGAGCCGGGCTTGCGGTGATGATGCCGGCATGGATGGAGTATGTAATGGAAAATCACAGTGTGGACAGAGCGGTGCAGTTCGCTGTAAGAGTGTGGGGCTGTGATATGAATTTTGCGGATCCAATGCGTACAGCGCGGGAAGGAATCGAAAGATTCAGGGCGTTTCTTGATTCCATTGGAATGCCGGGCAATTTTGAAGAGCTGGGTGCGAAAGAAGAGGATATTCCGAAGCTGGCAGAGCATCTGGGGCTTGGGGAAAATGGAACCATCGGCGGTTATATGAAGCTGGGCACAAAGGATGCGGAGGCGATCTACCGGATTGCGGCGCAGTATAAGAGGAACTGA
- a CDS encoding 4'-phosphopantetheinyl transferase superfamily protein gives MPRELNEVHTLVMNVTPLLDKAKYDRLYDKMPDFRKAKADRLHFAEDRPRSVGAWYLRMLAKERYGQIEEAACNLSHSGEYALCSVGPAGAKVGCDVERMKTFREAVARRFFDGEEYRHLMKQEEMLRTDWFYRYWVLKESFIKATRRGLAMKLDSFRFAFDEEGRPYLTWQPKEVAESYFFKEYEIEGARIAVCSTCERFAGSLEICELPWA, from the coding sequence ATGCCCCGAGAACTGAACGAGGTGCATACGCTGGTAATGAACGTGACGCCTCTTTTGGACAAAGCGAAGTATGACAGACTTTATGATAAAATGCCTGATTTTCGAAAAGCGAAGGCGGACAGACTGCATTTTGCCGAGGATCGGCCAAGGAGTGTTGGGGCGTGGTATCTGCGCATGCTGGCTAAGGAGCGGTACGGACAGATCGAGGAGGCGGCATGTAATTTGTCGCACTCCGGAGAATACGCACTCTGCAGTGTGGGACCCGCTGGGGCGAAGGTGGGCTGCGACGTAGAGAGGATGAAGACCTTCCGTGAGGCTGTCGCGCGAAGATTTTTTGACGGGGAAGAATATCGGCATCTCATGAAACAGGAAGAAATGCTCCGGACTGATTGGTTCTACAGGTATTGGGTGTTGAAAGAAAGCTTTATCAAGGCGACCAGGCGGGGACTTGCCATGAAACTTGACAGCTTCCGGTTCGCGTTCGACGAAGAGGGGAGGCCTTATCTGACCTGGCAGCCAAAGGAAGTGGCGGAGTCTTATTTCTTTAAAGAATATGAGATAGAGGGCGCACGGATTGCAGTGTGCTCTACCTGTGAACGGTTTGCCGGAAGCCTTGAAATTTGTGAGCTGCCATGGGCATAG
- a CDS encoding polyphosphate polymerase domain-containing protein, translating into MGNQSVFERVEKKYRMNRKQYEAFLNAAEGKIHADKYGLHTIRNIYYDTQDYELIRSSIEKPKYKEKFRLRGYGEIRENSPVFLEIKKKYNGVVYKRRTELPFGEAKAYLERGILPDNDNQIMREIDYFMKFHKPFPRVYLAYDRVAYQGDEEAELRITIDRNIRSRRHHLELSYDGECTLLSPGEYLMEIKVDTAYPLWLADLLCELQIYPVSFSKYGAVYAKALMAGEICLDMEERVKMQAEMRTEVQAETQSEISAKVQMEMQAV; encoded by the coding sequence ATGGGAAATCAAAGTGTATTTGAACGGGTCGAGAAGAAATATAGAATGAACCGAAAGCAGTATGAAGCATTTCTAAATGCGGCGGAAGGGAAAATTCATGCAGACAAATACGGACTTCACACGATCCGCAATATTTATTATGATACGCAGGACTACGAGCTGATCCGAAGCTCTATTGAGAAGCCGAAATATAAAGAAAAATTCCGGCTGCGCGGATATGGCGAGATCAGGGAGAACAGTCCGGTATTCCTGGAAATTAAGAAAAAGTATAATGGCGTGGTATATAAACGCCGGACGGAGCTGCCATTTGGGGAAGCAAAGGCTTATCTGGAGCGGGGAATCCTGCCGGATAATGACAATCAGATCATGAGGGAGATTGATTATTTTATGAAGTTTCACAAGCCATTTCCGAGGGTATATCTTGCTTATGACCGGGTGGCCTATCAGGGAGATGAGGAGGCCGAACTGCGGATCACGATAGACAGGAATATCCGCAGCCGCCGCCACCATCTGGAGCTTTCCTATGACGGGGAATGTACTTTACTGAGTCCGGGAGAATATTTGATGGAGATTAAAGTGGATACGGCATATCCACTGTGGCTGGCAGATCTGTTATGTGAGCTTCAGATTTATCCGGTCTCATTTTCTAAATATGGGGCGGTGTACGCGAAGGCTTTGATGGCCGGTGAAATTTGCCTGGATATGGAAGAACGGGTAAAAATGCAGGCCGAAATGCGAACGGAAGTGCAGGCGGAAACACAGTCGGAAATTTCTGCGAAAGTGCAGATGGAAATGCAGGCCGTGTGA
- a CDS encoding DUF4956 domain-containing protein: protein MFTSVLGNVEGSLTMQNALLCAGVSLLLGLVIAVIYRSQGTCSKNFMITLVLLPVLVQMVIMLVNGNLGTSVAVLGTFSLVRFRSAPGTSKEIAAIFFAMAIGLATGTGFLSFAAAMTVVVGATFVALERIPFDEWKQNEKDLRITIAENLDYTEIFEDIFERYTSRRRLLRVKTTNLGSMYELDYHITLKDMRQEKEMIDAIRCRNGNLTIVCGRRQTVQEEL, encoded by the coding sequence ATGTTTACGAGTGTTTTGGGAAATGTAGAGGGAAGTTTGACGATGCAGAACGCACTGCTCTGTGCGGGCGTATCTTTACTTTTGGGGCTGGTGATCGCAGTCATTTACCGGAGTCAGGGGACGTGCAGTAAGAATTTTATGATCACGCTGGTGCTGCTTCCGGTGTTGGTGCAGATGGTGATTATGTTGGTAAACGGTAATCTGGGAACGAGCGTGGCGGTGCTGGGAACATTTAGCCTGGTGCGCTTTCGGTCGGCGCCGGGGACTTCCAAGGAGATTGCGGCTATTTTCTTCGCGATGGCGATCGGGCTTGCGACGGGAACCGGATTTTTGTCCTTTGCTGCGGCGATGACCGTAGTGGTGGGAGCGACGTTTGTGGCTTTGGAGAGAATTCCCTTCGATGAGTGGAAGCAGAATGAGAAGGATCTGCGGATTACGATCGCGGAAAATCTGGATTACACGGAGATTTTTGAGGATATTTTTGAAAGATATACTTCCCGGCGCAGACTCCTGCGGGTAAAGACGACGAATCTCGGAAGTATGTATGAGCTGGATTACCATATTACTTTGAAGGATATGAGGCAGGAGAAAGAAATGATCGATGCGATTCGCTGCCGGAATGGGAATCTGACGATTGTCTGCGGGCGGCGGCAGACGGTACAGGAGGAATTGTGA